Proteins encoded within one genomic window of Arachis ipaensis cultivar K30076 chromosome B08, Araip1.1, whole genome shotgun sequence:
- the LOC107611054 gene encoding cell division cycle protein 48 homolog: protein MSTFTFFKKERELQSKIEELEDKVEEFSKNIALQKRGSSRGDFGGADRVLNQLLTEMDGMSDKKIVFIIGATNRPDIIDPTLLRPGRLDQLIYIPLPDESSRLQIFKACLRKSPISKDVDILALARYTHGFSSADITEISSRAFNLVKTVPARNGSDRRSGSRWGGGESLTVKEVCMCNCWRWVG from the exons ATGTCAACTTTCACTTTTTTTAAGAAGGAAAGGGAACTGCAGTCCAAAATTGAGGAACTAGAAGACAAGGTGGAGGAGTTCAGTAAGAACATTGCACTGCAAAAG CGAGGAAGTTCAAGAGGAGATTTCGGCGGTGCTGATAGAGTGTTGAACCAACTACTAACAGAGATGGATGGAATGTCTGATAAGAAAATAGTGTTCATCATTGGAGCAACAAACAGACCTGACATTATAGACCCTACATTGCTTCGGCCAGGACGTCTTGACCAATTGATATACATTCCTTTACCAGATGAGAGTTCACGTCTCCAGATCTTTAAGGCATGCTTGAGGAAGTCACCAATCTCAAAAGACGTCGATATTTTGGCTCTTGCTCGTTATACACATGGATTTAGTAGTGCAGATATTACTGAGATATCATCACGAGCTTTCAATCTGGTAAAGACAGTTCCGGCTAGAAACGGAAGCGATCGGAGGAGTGGGTCGCGGTGGGGAGGCGGAGAGAGCTTGACGGTGAAAGAGGTCTGTATGTGTAATTGTTGgaggtgggtaggttaa